ATTTAGTCCCTTGAGGCTGAAGAGAATCGGGAGCAACGAGGTTCATGACTTCATTTTTATCTATATTGAAAACTGGTTTGGAAAGATTGACACCTTCTCCCTTTAAGGTGACCGTAACTATTTCGATTTTGGCCGCTCTTATAAGTGTAGACACTGTCGCTTTATCGAAGTCCCTCGATTGCGGGATTTTTCGTTCCACCTGGAACTGCTTCACCGCATTTTGCGTATTAGGCCCATAAAATTGCTCTTCCTGCTCGTTTTCCGATATGGAATTACCTAGGTTTAAAAGCATTTCATGCAGTGCCCGAACCTCATTGCCTCTGGCATTCGGAGAAAGTAAGCGTGGTGACTGTAGGTTTTGCGGTGTTGCTATGCCGGTACCGGATTCTATCTCACGATTGATGAGAGTCGCTGTCCTTTCGGCCACTTCACCGGTCGGTTCGAGCCTATGATTCTCCTGAAAGGTAATTACTGCCGTTCTGGTCGATAACCCGAACCTCTGGGTTGCACTTTCTTCCTTATCTATAACTAATTCAAGTGATGATAGAGCCTGCTGCTGATCACCCGCAGCAGGGCCCTTCATCCTCAGTTTTAATGGGAATATAAATTTGTTCATGATAATCCCCTTCAAATCATTTTCATCTGTTCATTACACTGCAATCACTGCCTTTTGCTGAATAACCTCGTGCTTTTCAGCATTGTTGCGCCGACGGTCGTGGTTTCGCTCAGAAGGGTCGTCTTGTCGCCGAAATCACGCCGGTACAGGCGGAGCTTGAGCTTCTCCGCCAGCAGACCATGCTCGAGCAGAATGGCCCCCTGGATCGTATGGTGATCCACGGCAGGCGCTGCGATGGGCACGATGATGTCGATGGTCTCAATCGGCTTTGCATTCGGAATCACCTGGGATGACCCGATCGTCCGGCCCTCTGCGTCGGCGCTGTCGTCCCCCAGACGGATTGCCCTGCGATCGGTCACATGTGCGGCTTGCATCCGCGTGCCTCGCAAAGGCACTCCGTCCTCACGGTGAACGACGCCTGTCACCAGCAGGAAGGCGGGTGGGCGCTCCGGGTCCAGCAGCCCCAACTCGCGCAACAGTTTGTTCAGTGCATCCGCTGTCGGACGGTCCACGTCACCGCTGGGCTGCAAACGCCACTCCCGCTGGAAGACGCTCACCAGCTTTCCCGTGGCTCTGTTGAAGGACTGGCGGTCACGATCCCGACGCAGTGCTGCCGCCAACTCACGACGGGCGGCCTCGTCGTTCGCAAGAATCAAGGATCGCTCGAGCAGCACCTGCATCGCGTTGTGCAGGTCCGCTACCGGCGGTCCCTGCATTCCCTGATTCAAGGGATAAGCGATCTTGTTCATAGTCGCACCCGTAATGGTTTTGATCTATAAATGATTTTGCGAACTTCAGGCCCACATTTTTTGCTGTTCGGCAGCTGATTCAAGTGTCCGGTCGCGAGGGCAGTCGTTGATTCCGTCCAGCCAGGGGCCTGTCAGGAATATCTGGTGGCCGATGAGATAGCTCGCGAACTGGAAGGCGGCCTAGGCTTGTGCACCAGCGAGGATGGCATAGCGATCACCGGCACGACTGGGCCTACCTCACCCGTCTAGCAGATCGGTTAGCAGCGCGACCGGTAGCAGGATGAGAAGAAATCCATCAGGCCAATGAATAATTTCGGGGGGTTGAAGTTCATAAATCTCTCACGATTGGCACCGCTTAGAATTGCGAGCGTTGCAGCTATTTCATCTTTTCTTGAATATCCACTCGTAGATGGTTTCGGTCACTTCACCGGCGGCCCACCCGCTGATCACCGCACCAGCGATCCCACCGATGATCCCGCCTATCAGACCACCGGCGGGAACGGTGACAACTTCTTCAGGTGTGGCCACTTGAGGGCCTGCCTGACCCGCACCTAATGCGATGGCCCCACCGATCTTGGCTCCTGCTTTAGCGCCTGTCCAAGCGCCTGCCCAGAAACCGACCTTCTTTGTAATGGTCTTTGCTTTGTTCTCTGCGTAATAAACATCGACGGCATCGAGGCTGATGCTGACGACCAGCAGAAGACGTCCTCCCCACTTCACAAACTGGTATGGCCTTCCACCAGCCCTTATTTTGGCTGAAGCTTCGGCTTGCGGCGGCACTTCGACCGCCTTCATTACATAACCACGACCTTTAATGTTTTCGAAGCCGAGTTTCTCGAGTGCTGCCCTTACTTTCGCCGCAGATTCACTCTTTCCGGTTTTTATGATCTCCCAGACATTTTTGTTGATTCGATTCTTGAGCTCGGTTGGTGATAGCCTGTTAGGGTCCTTTATCTTCGCAAGCGCCTCGTCGAAGATTTCCTGCATCTCCGTGATCTCGCTGAATCTACGGTTCAGAAGAGCGTTCGGGTTCTGTGTCACCGAAACTGGCGCCTGCGGCTTGGGGGGTGCACCACCTGGTTCGACGCCAAGGTGCTTGGTCTGACGATTAGTCAAAGGATCGAGAAACTGTCGGTTATTCGGATCTAATGCCCTTGCGCGCGCTTCTGCGGGCGAGATGATTTTCTGGCCAACGGGATTCGGTTCGTCGATATCCATCGTTAATGCCACCTGTCTCAAACCTACTTTTCCTTGCTGCTCAAAGGGCTGTTCGAGCTGTTCCAGTCTTTCTATGGCTTCGTCAGCGATTTCGCTGACATCCTGAGTGCCCGTTGGATCAACCTTCCGCACAGGATTCCCGCTAACATACGCATAGATATTCTTCCCATCCCTTAAACCGACGGGGTCAGTTGAGATCCACACCCCCAGCCACGGCGCGTAATACCTCGCCCCGTGATAATATAACCCACTATCTTCATCCCGCTCCTTCCCCGTATATCGATACCTCTTCGGTGTCTCGGTCTGGCTGCGCACGGCTTGGTAGGTCGAGCTGCCGTACGGTGCATACTCCTCGTAGGAGATGACCTTGGCCTGTTCATCCAGCTCCAGGCTGGC
Above is a window of Methanogenium organophilum DNA encoding:
- a CDS encoding peptidoglycan-binding domain-containing protein, which produces MNKFIFPLKLRMKGPAAGDQQQALSSLELVIDKEESATQRFGLSTRTAVITFQENHRLEPTGEVAERTATLINREIESGTGIATPQNLQSPRLLSPNARGNEVRALHEMLLNLGNSISENEQEEQFYGPNTQNAVKQFQVERKIPQSRDFDKATVSTLIRAAKIEIVTVTLKGEGVNLSKPVFNIDKNEVMNLVAPDSLQPQGTKYKCLTDYLGPFLGEKKTAAARETADRQDSTPLNQARMLDIQLNTDDGRLMLIEGECR